One Streptomyces sp. CG4 genomic window, CGCCCGAGGTGGCGCCGAGCAGGACACCGTCGGGTGCGTCGAGCAGGCGCCCCGTCCCGTCGCGGTACAGCAGCGGGGCGGGGTGTCCTGCCTGCGCCCAGACGAGTGTGTGCGACTCGGGCCGGTAGCGGCAGCAGACGGCGCTGCCGAGGGCGGGCTGCACGGTGGCGTCCAGTAACTGGTTGACCATGCCGAGCAGTTCACCGGGCCGGGTGCCGGCCAGCGCCATGCCGCGTACGGCACCGAGCAGCATCGCCATGCCGGAGGCGACGGACACCCCGTGCCCGGTGAGATCACCGACGCTGAGCAGGGTCTCGCCGTCGGACAGTTCCAGCGCGTCGTACCAGTCGCCGCCGATCAGCGTGGGCGTGGCCGCGGGGAGGCGGTGGGCGGCGAGGTCGAGGGTGCGCGGGCCCTGGTGCGGGAGCCGCAGGGAGCCGCGCCATGGCGGTAGCACGGCTTCCTGCAGCTCGACCGCGATCCGGTGCTCGGTCTGCTCCTGCCGGCGCCGGCGCTGCAGCGAGTCACGGGTCTCGCGCACCGTCCGTTGGCTGCGCCGCAGTTCGCTGACGTCTCGCAGCACGGCCCACATCGAGGCGGTGCCGCCGTCGGCGCCGAGCACGGGTTCGCCCATCATGTGCACAGCCCGGACGAGGCCGTCGGGCCGGACGACACGGAACTCGCCGTCGATGGGTTTGCCGTCGACCAGGCAGTCCGTCACCATCGCGGTCAGTTTCGGCCGGTCCTCTTCCAGGACCAGGGAGGGCAGTTCGTCCAGGGTGAGGGCGGGGGCGTCCGGGGCGAGGCCGAGGATCTGGTACAGCTCGCCGGACCAGGTCGCCGCGTCCGTCAGCAGGTCCCACTCCGCGCTGCCGACCCGGCTGAGCAGCGAGCCGCTCGGGGCGGCGGTCGGCACGGGCCGGACGACGAGCGACCCGGCGGGTTCCGCCGGAGCGGCCGACTCGGTGTGCGGGCCGTCCCGGAGCTGGGCCAAGTGGGCGTCCAGGTCGTCGAGTTGGTGCAGCGCGAGGTCGTACAGGGCGCGCTGCCAGCGTTCCTCCGGGTCCGCGCCGTCGCTCGGGGTGTCCCGCCGTACGGCGTCCACGTCACCCTTGAGTCGCCGCGTCTGCGTGATCAACGCCTCGACCGAGCCGTGTCCGGGTGGCTGGGCGGCTGAGCGGTCCGCGGAGACTGGAGACGGCATGACGCACTCCGATGGGGACGATACGGCCAAGGGGGACGGGGACCGTTACGACTGTGGCACAGCCCGCGACGCCCCGTAAGGGATTTGGCAACACACGATACGGTGGTGCTTCCGGCATATGCCAGAGTCTCCCCGGAGCGATCCCGGCACACGAATGACGTACGCGCATCACGAGCCAAGTCGTAGAGATCCTAAGGGAGTTGCTGCAAGCGGGGCGCGGGCGCCCGGCGCTCAGTCGTGTGTTCGTCGCTCCTCTGTTCCCCTGCGTCCTTCCCGTCTTGTACCCGCCGAACTCTGACCGGATTTGGTGGCATGTGAAGTGCCTTCGCGGAGTCCATAAAGACATGGATGCCATCACTGTCGAAGAGTCCGCCCAGGCCCGGCTGATCACCGCCGACGACGAGGAGATCCCCGTGTCGGCCACGCTGCGGTACTCCACGGACGACCCCCTGGCCGTCTTCGTGGATTTTCCCGCCGAGGCCGCTCTGGAGGGCGAGGAGGTCAGCTGGGTCTTCGCGCGCTCCCTGCTGGACCAGGGGCTGCGGGCCCCGGCCGGCCACGGGGACGTGCAGATCTGGCCGTACGGGCGTACGCGGACGGTGCTGGAGTTCCACTCGCCGCACGGCCTGGCCCTGCTCCAGTTCCCCGCGTCCGCGCTGCGCCGCTTCCTGCTGCGCACCTACGCGGCGGTGCCCGTCGGACAGGAGGATCTGTCGGGGGTGGTGGAGCGCGGCTTGAGCGCCCTGTTCGGCGGGGTGTGAAGAGCCCCCGGCCGACTTTGACTTCTGTTCACCTCCGCCTCACCGCATCGGTATGGACCCCGACCATCACCCCGTGCACCCTGGCGCGCGGTGTGCCGCAAGGGCACTCCGGTGACGAGGACGGGGCCAATGACACCGATCAGCCGAAGAGGCTTCGTGGGACTCGGCGCATCCGTGGCGGCGGGTGTGGCGCTGGGCGCCGGCACACGCACCACGGCCGCGGCCGCGGCGGCGACGACGGCGACCGGCACGATCAAGGACGTACAGCACGTGGTGATCCTCATGCAGGAGAACCGCAGCTTCGACCACTACTTCGGCCGGCTGAAGGGCGTGCGCGGTTTCGACGACCGCAGCGGCATCACGCTGAGCGGCGGCAACCCGGTCTTCAACCAGCCCAACGGGCTGGGCCGTCAGTACCCGTGGAAGCTCAGCGCGACCCCGGACGCGGGCGGCAAGGACGGCGAGACCCTCGCCCAGTGCAACGGCGACCTGCCCCACTCGTGGTCCTCGCAGCACTCCGCGTGGAACAAGGGCCGGATGGACAACTGGGTCGCGGGCGTCGGCAACGTCCGCTCGCTCGGTTACCTGGACCGCTCCGACATCCCCTTCCACTACGCGCTCGCCGACAACTACACCATCTGCGACGCCTACTTCTGCTCCACGCTCAGCGCGACCGGCCCCAACCGCACCTACCTGTGGAGCGGCAAGGTCGACTCCTCCAGCTACGACGGCGGCGACGAGTCCGGCCTGACCTGGCAGACCTACGCCGAGGCGCTGCAGGCCGCCGGGGTGAGCTGGAAGGTCTACCAGAACGCGGCCGACAACTACGGTGACAACGGCTGCGCCTACTTCAAGAACTTCGCCAACGCCAAGGCGGGCGACCCGCTGTACGACCGCGGCATGTCCTCGGTGCCCAAGGTGACCGGCTCCACCCCCGACGACATCGCCGCCGCCATCAAGGCCGACGTGCTCGCGGGCACCCTCCCACAGGTCTCCTGGGTCGTCCCCAACCAGGCCTTCTCCGAGCACCCCTACGCCCCGCCCGGCGACGGCGCCCACTTCGTCAACCTCGTCTACCAGGCCCTCGCCGCCGACCAGGACGTCTTCGACTCGACCGTCCTGTTCCTCAACTACGACGAGAACGACGGCTACTTCGACCACGTGCCCCCGCCGTCGCCGCCCGCCGGAACGGCCGGGGAGTTCCTGAACGGGGTGCCGTACGGCTTCGGCTTCCGGGTCCCGATGCTCGTCATCTCGCCCTGGACGCGCGGCGGCTGGGTCTCCTCGGAGGTCTTCGAGCACACCTCGGTGCTGCGTTTCCTGGAGACCTGGACCTCGGCCCTCGGCAAGCCCGTCCAGTGCGCCAACATCAGCGACTGGCGGCGCAAGGTGAGCGGCGACCTGACCGGCGTCTTCGACTTTGCGAACCCGGTCTACGGCCCGGTCTCCCTGCCCGCGACCAGCGTCATCGGCATCGACACCTGCGGCCCGCTGCCCAACCCGGTGCCGACGGACAACGCCCTGCCCGCCCAGGAGCCCGGCACCCGCCCGGCCCGCGCGCTGCCCTACCAGCCGAACGGATACCTGGACCACCTGGAGTTCGACGCGGCGGGCAAGACCCTCGCCTGGTTCACCATGACCAACCAGGGCGCGCAGGCGTCCCGGGCGGCCCACTTCTCCATCCACCCCAACGCCTACCGCGACACCACGCCGTTCCAGTACACGGTCGACGCGGGCGGCA contains:
- a CDS encoding PP2C family protein-serine/threonine phosphatase is translated as MPSPVSADRSAAQPPGHGSVEALITQTRRLKGDVDAVRRDTPSDGADPEERWQRALYDLALHQLDDLDAHLAQLRDGPHTESAAPAEPAGSLVVRPVPTAAPSGSLLSRVGSAEWDLLTDAATWSGELYQILGLAPDAPALTLDELPSLVLEEDRPKLTAMVTDCLVDGKPIDGEFRVVRPDGLVRAVHMMGEPVLGADGGTASMWAVLRDVSELRRSQRTVRETRDSLQRRRRQEQTEHRIAVELQEAVLPPWRGSLRLPHQGPRTLDLAAHRLPAATPTLIGGDWYDALELSDGETLLSVGDLTGHGVSVASGMAMLLGAVRGMALAGTRPGELLGMVNQLLDATVQPALGSAVCCRYRPESHTLVWAQAGHPAPLLYRDGTGRLLDAPDGVLLGATSGAVYGQAVEALRPGDLLLLHTDGLVPGHGPAAAAERLLGLAPRFGAARTAQDCVRTLVEEFGGAGREDDACVLVAKVTA
- a CDS encoding SsgA family sporulation/cell division regulator, encoding MDAITVEESAQARLITADDEEIPVSATLRYSTDDPLAVFVDFPAEAALEGEEVSWVFARSLLDQGLRAPAGHGDVQIWPYGRTRTVLEFHSPHGLALLQFPASALRRFLLRTYAAVPVGQEDLSGVVERGLSALFGGV
- a CDS encoding phosphocholine-specific phospholipase C, which gives rise to MTPISRRGFVGLGASVAAGVALGAGTRTTAAAAAATTATGTIKDVQHVVILMQENRSFDHYFGRLKGVRGFDDRSGITLSGGNPVFNQPNGLGRQYPWKLSATPDAGGKDGETLAQCNGDLPHSWSSQHSAWNKGRMDNWVAGVGNVRSLGYLDRSDIPFHYALADNYTICDAYFCSTLSATGPNRTYLWSGKVDSSSYDGGDESGLTWQTYAEALQAAGVSWKVYQNAADNYGDNGCAYFKNFANAKAGDPLYDRGMSSVPKVTGSTPDDIAAAIKADVLAGTLPQVSWVVPNQAFSEHPYAPPGDGAHFVNLVYQALAADQDVFDSTVLFLNYDENDGYFDHVPPPSPPAGTAGEFLNGVPYGFGFRVPMLVISPWTRGGWVSSEVFEHTSVLRFLETWTSALGKPVQCANISDWRRKVSGDLTGVFDFANPVYGPVSLPATSVIGIDTCGPLPNPVPTDNALPAQEPGTRPARALPYQPNGYLDHLEFDAAGKTLAWFTMTNQGAQASRAAHFSIHPNAYRDTTPFQYTVDAGGTASDYFNIGTGFGGGKYDVTMVGPNRFLRRFQGDATRAGRSVEVSTRYAVEPGTGKLAIYFKMANSGSSSVKFTITSHHYRGDGPWTYTVAAGGSTEDFFNAVAYQNGWYDFTVTVDSDATWSRRFTGHLETGAASVSG